The Streptomyces sp. NBC_00224 genome has a window encoding:
- a CDS encoding acyl carrier protein, translated as MSVVDTQQAMRARVRAKLAYQLQEEEPSLPWLSDTEPLAPAGVDSVQLISVVGQLEQELGVALPDDAVLESASISSLATALTRGERR; from the coding sequence GTGAGCGTGGTGGACACCCAGCAGGCGATGCGGGCCCGCGTACGGGCCAAACTCGCGTACCAGTTGCAGGAGGAGGAGCCGAGTCTGCCCTGGCTGAGCGACACCGAGCCGCTGGCGCCCGCCGGAGTCGACTCGGTGCAACTCATCTCGGTGGTCGGCCAGTTGGAACAGGAACTGGGCGTGGCGCTGCCGGACGACGCCGTCCTCGAATCGGCGAGCATCAGCTCGCTCGCCACCGCACTGACCCGGGGAGAGCGCCGATGA
- a CDS encoding aspartate aminotransferase family protein, with amino-acid sequence MTDVSEALRLDNSMKLLARGRLVDATLSEKDYVIERDRLVDGAYPVYGERAKGARIWDADGNEYLDYILAYGTIILGHADPVVTEAALREIEEGFSITLRKRTQIELAERLVQIIPGAERVFLLKTGSDATSAAVRLARAYTERDRVVRWGYNGWHDWAAQRPGGIPDTVRTQVDTFRYNDLDSLREVFRAHPGQVACLLLMPFELDSPEPGFLQGAVDLAHEHGALVVFDEMRSGFRVALGGAQELFGVQADLATFSKAMANGWAVSALTGRAEVMAMVGRTHISSTFYSNTVAMAAAVATMDQLADGTVLEKVRRLGVRLQSGLNELIRRHGVPAQVRGVPQMPFLTFSHPDPARARLMQDTFFTNTTRRGVLLHPTHHWFICAATTDADLDHTLAACDEAFRAAAKVA; translated from the coding sequence GTGACCGACGTTTCCGAAGCGCTCCGGCTCGACAATTCCATGAAGTTGCTCGCCCGCGGCCGCCTCGTCGACGCGACACTGTCCGAGAAGGACTACGTGATCGAGCGCGACCGGCTGGTGGACGGCGCCTACCCCGTCTACGGCGAGCGGGCCAAGGGCGCCCGCATCTGGGACGCCGACGGCAACGAGTACCTCGACTACATCCTGGCGTACGGCACGATCATCCTCGGGCACGCGGACCCGGTGGTGACCGAGGCCGCGCTCCGGGAGATCGAGGAGGGCTTCTCGATCACGCTCCGCAAGCGGACGCAGATCGAGCTCGCCGAGCGGCTGGTGCAGATCATCCCCGGAGCCGAGCGGGTGTTCCTGCTCAAGACCGGGTCGGACGCCACCAGCGCGGCGGTCCGCCTGGCCCGCGCGTACACCGAGCGCGACCGTGTCGTGCGCTGGGGCTACAACGGGTGGCACGACTGGGCCGCGCAGCGCCCCGGCGGGATCCCCGACACGGTGCGCACCCAGGTCGACACCTTCCGGTACAACGACCTCGACAGCCTGCGGGAGGTCTTCCGCGCCCACCCCGGCCAGGTGGCCTGCCTGCTGCTGATGCCGTTCGAACTCGACAGCCCCGAGCCCGGGTTCCTCCAGGGCGCGGTCGACCTGGCGCACGAGCACGGCGCGCTGGTGGTCTTCGACGAGATGCGCTCCGGCTTCCGGGTGGCCCTCGGCGGCGCGCAGGAGCTGTTCGGCGTACAGGCGGACCTGGCCACCTTCAGCAAGGCGATGGCGAACGGTTGGGCGGTGTCGGCGCTGACCGGCCGGGCCGAGGTGATGGCGATGGTCGGCCGGACCCACATCTCGTCCACGTTCTACTCCAACACCGTGGCGATGGCCGCGGCGGTGGCAACGATGGACCAACTCGCGGACGGGACAGTCCTGGAGAAGGTGCGCCGGCTCGGCGTCCGCCTCCAGAGCGGCCTCAACGAGCTCATACGCCGCCACGGGGTCCCGGCCCAGGTGCGCGGTGTGCCGCAGATGCCGTTCCTCACCTTCTCCCACCCCGACCCGGCCCGCGCGCGCCTCATGCAGGACACGTTCTTCACCAACACCACCCGCCGCGGCGTGCTGCTGCACCCGACCCACCACTGGTTCATCTGCGCCGCCACCACCGACGCCGACCTCGACCACACCCTGGCGGCCTGCGACGAGGCGTTCCGCGCCGCGGCGAAGGTGGCGTGA
- a CDS encoding amidohydrolase family protein, whose amino-acid sequence MHDLIIRNGSVCDGSGIPARIADVAVDHGVITKVGRVTDRGRTEIDAEGHLVTPGFVDIHTHFDGQVSWDPQLTPSSWHGVTSVVMGNCGVGFAPARPDRHDWLIGLMEGVEDIPGASLSEGITWEWETFPEYLDAVERVPRVLDVAAQVPHGALRAYVMGERGADNEPPTEDDLRRMCALVREGLDAGAIGFSTSRTLTHLAITGAPVPGTFAAEDELFALGGVLGEAGTGVFQLVPLGAGGEKVDDPLGEIKWMRRLSAAVGRPVTFGLFQNDNDPDGWRELLQIAEDAVADGADLHPQVAGRPFSVIISLDSTHPFHKRPSYKKIAHLPAHERRVAMRDPALRERILAEQPENADPRSALFPQGYERHFPMDATAPDYEPAADRSFHALAQRTGQNPEALIYDFLTSEETSGMIFRPLLGYTEYTLDPIREMLLHPQAVLGLSDAGAHCRLICDASTPTSMLTHWARDRSRGARLPLEYVVRKQTSEPARLYGLRDRGLLRPGYRADINVIDLDRLSLRSPEFVHDLPAGGGRLIQKADGYAATVVAGEITFRDGEATGALPGKLVRGTRSARAAR is encoded by the coding sequence ATGCATGACCTGATCATCCGAAACGGCTCCGTGTGCGATGGATCCGGCATTCCCGCACGCATCGCGGACGTCGCCGTGGACCACGGTGTGATCACCAAGGTCGGGCGGGTCACCGACCGGGGCCGCACCGAGATCGACGCCGAGGGCCACCTGGTCACCCCCGGCTTCGTCGACATCCACACCCACTTCGACGGGCAGGTCAGCTGGGACCCCCAGCTCACCCCGAGCAGCTGGCACGGGGTCACCTCGGTGGTCATGGGCAACTGCGGGGTGGGTTTCGCGCCCGCCCGGCCCGACCGCCACGACTGGCTCATCGGTCTGATGGAGGGCGTCGAGGACATCCCCGGCGCATCGCTCTCCGAGGGCATCACCTGGGAGTGGGAGACCTTCCCCGAGTACCTCGACGCCGTGGAGCGCGTACCCCGGGTGCTCGACGTGGCGGCGCAGGTCCCGCACGGCGCCCTGCGCGCGTATGTGATGGGTGAGCGGGGCGCCGACAACGAGCCGCCCACCGAGGACGACCTGCGCCGGATGTGCGCGCTGGTGCGCGAGGGTCTTGACGCGGGCGCCATCGGGTTCTCCACCTCGCGCACCCTCACCCATCTCGCCATCACGGGCGCACCGGTGCCCGGCACCTTCGCCGCCGAGGACGAGCTGTTCGCGCTCGGCGGTGTGCTCGGCGAGGCCGGGACCGGGGTGTTCCAGCTGGTGCCGCTGGGGGCGGGCGGCGAGAAGGTCGACGACCCGCTCGGCGAGATCAAGTGGATGCGCCGGCTGTCGGCGGCGGTCGGGCGCCCGGTCACCTTCGGGCTGTTCCAGAACGACAACGACCCCGACGGCTGGCGGGAGTTGCTGCAGATCGCCGAGGACGCGGTGGCGGACGGGGCCGACCTGCACCCGCAGGTGGCCGGACGCCCGTTCAGCGTCATCATCAGCCTCGACTCCACCCACCCCTTCCACAAACGGCCCTCGTACAAGAAGATCGCCCATCTGCCCGCGCACGAGCGCCGGGTGGCGATGCGCGATCCCGCGCTGCGCGAGCGGATCCTCGCCGAGCAGCCGGAGAACGCCGACCCCCGCTCCGCGCTGTTCCCGCAGGGCTACGAGCGGCACTTCCCGATGGACGCGACCGCACCGGACTACGAGCCCGCGGCCGACCGGTCCTTCCACGCCCTCGCCCAGCGCACCGGGCAGAACCCGGAGGCGCTGATCTACGACTTCCTCACCTCCGAGGAGACCAGCGGCATGATCTTCCGGCCGCTGCTCGGGTACACCGAGTACACGCTCGACCCGATCCGCGAGATGCTGCTGCACCCCCAGGCGGTCCTCGGCCTCAGCGACGCCGGCGCGCACTGCAGGCTCATCTGCGACGCCAGCACACCCACGTCGATGCTGACGCACTGGGCCCGCGACCGCAGCCGGGGAGCGCGGCTCCCGCTGGAGTACGTCGTCAGGAAGCAGACCTCGGAGCCCGCGCGGCTGTACGGGCTGCGCGACCGGGGGCTGCTGCGCCCCGGCTACCGGGCCGACATCAACGTCATCGACCTCGACCGGCTCAGCCTGCGCTCCCCCGAGTTCGTCCACGACCTCCCCGCGGGCGGCGGACGGCTGATCCAGAAGGCGGACGGCTACGCGGCGACGGTGGTCGCGGGCGAGATCACCTTCCGCGACGGCGAGGCGACCGGCGCACTGCCCGGCAAGCTCGTCCGCGGCACCCGGTCGGCCCGGGCCGCGCGGTGA
- a CDS encoding FkbM family methyltransferase, producing MTPPDRTAWRTALDRSSRTTGIHGLAQRLRHPVRTTYPTTRALRARRHRGEGAPSTAKTFWGREMSIALPEEVSISLHRYGFVDYDLTAFLLSHLRPGSTVLDVGAHIGYYTMWASDLVGPDGTVIAFEPTPSTLSVLRMNAARLPNASVVAAAAWSKKEELVFFDHGLGYSAYNSAFEARLPDAVRSRIPSEPFTVQAIGLDDYVRAEGIDVDFIKIDTESAEAHVLTGMRDLLSGQRPVISLEVGDLDVAGAPSSRELVDTLTAAEYEPWELRGGTPVPHRPQKHYEYQNLLFAPAGLWHSPDTRSPHHHA from the coding sequence GTGACCCCACCCGACCGCACCGCCTGGCGCACCGCGCTCGACCGGAGCTCGCGCACGACCGGTATCCACGGGCTCGCCCAGCGCCTGCGCCACCCCGTCAGGACCACGTATCCGACCACCCGCGCACTGCGCGCGCGACGCCACCGCGGCGAGGGCGCGCCTTCCACCGCGAAGACCTTCTGGGGCCGGGAGATGTCCATCGCGCTCCCCGAGGAAGTGTCCATCTCCCTCCACCGGTACGGCTTCGTGGACTACGACCTCACCGCGTTCCTCCTCTCCCATCTGCGCCCCGGCTCGACCGTGCTCGACGTCGGCGCCCACATCGGCTACTACACGATGTGGGCGAGCGACCTGGTCGGCCCCGACGGCACGGTGATCGCTTTCGAGCCGACCCCCTCGACGCTCTCGGTGCTGCGGATGAACGCCGCCCGCCTGCCCAACGCGTCGGTGGTGGCCGCGGCGGCCTGGTCCAAGAAGGAGGAACTCGTCTTCTTCGACCACGGCCTCGGCTACAGCGCCTACAACTCCGCCTTCGAGGCACGGCTGCCCGACGCCGTCCGGTCGCGGATCCCCTCCGAGCCCTTCACCGTGCAGGCCATCGGCCTGGACGACTACGTACGCGCCGAAGGCATCGACGTCGACTTCATCAAGATCGACACCGAGAGCGCGGAGGCGCACGTCCTGACCGGCATGCGCGACCTGCTCTCCGGACAGCGGCCCGTCATCTCCCTTGAGGTGGGCGACCTCGACGTGGCCGGCGCACCCTCCAGCCGGGAGCTGGTCGACACCCTGACGGCCGCGGAGTACGAGCCGTGGGAGCTGCGCGGCGGAACCCCCGTGCCCCACCGGCCGCAGAAGCACTACGAGTACCAGAACCTGCTCTTCGCACCGGCGGGCCTGTGGCACTCACCCGACACGAGGAGTCCGCATCACCATGCATGA
- the gmd gene encoding GDP-mannose 4,6-dehydratase has protein sequence MKRALITGITGQDGSYLADLLLDKGYEVHGIVRRSSTFNTRRLDHIYRDPHDAGRRLILHYGDVSDASRLVTLLARIRPDEVYHLAAQSHVRVSFDEPENTGNITGIGTTRLLEAILMSARDIRYYQASSSEMFGATPPPQDEHTAFHPRSPYGAAKVYSYWMTRNYREAYGLFAVNGILFNHESPRRGETFVTRKIARAAARIKSGLEKHLYLGNIDAVRDWGYAPEYVEGMWRMLQRDEPDDYVLATGVGSTVREFAEHCFSHVGLDWQSHVRHDEAYLRPTEVDSLIGDASKARTALGWSARTSVERLAQIMVDAELARLGANGREPSNALPFADSRAHHEQTRSRL, from the coding sequence GTGAAGCGCGCGCTGATCACCGGAATCACCGGCCAGGACGGCTCCTATCTCGCCGACCTCCTGTTGGACAAGGGCTACGAAGTCCACGGCATAGTCCGTCGCAGCTCGACCTTCAACACACGCCGGCTCGACCACATCTACCGCGATCCGCACGACGCCGGGCGGCGGCTGATCCTGCACTACGGCGACGTCAGCGACGCGAGCCGGCTGGTGACCCTGCTGGCACGCATCCGGCCGGACGAGGTCTACCACCTGGCCGCGCAGTCCCATGTACGGGTGAGCTTCGACGAGCCGGAGAACACCGGCAACATCACCGGGATCGGCACCACCCGCCTGCTCGAAGCCATCCTCATGTCGGCGCGGGACATCCGTTACTACCAGGCCTCGTCCTCGGAGATGTTCGGAGCGACCCCGCCGCCGCAGGACGAGCACACCGCCTTCCACCCGCGCAGCCCGTACGGCGCGGCCAAGGTGTACAGCTACTGGATGACGCGCAACTACCGTGAGGCGTACGGGCTGTTCGCGGTCAACGGCATCCTCTTCAACCACGAGTCGCCCCGGCGCGGCGAGACGTTCGTGACCCGCAAGATCGCCCGAGCGGCGGCGCGCATCAAGAGCGGGCTGGAGAAACACCTCTACCTCGGCAACATCGACGCCGTCCGCGACTGGGGATACGCCCCCGAGTACGTCGAGGGCATGTGGCGCATGCTGCAGCGCGACGAGCCGGACGACTACGTACTGGCCACCGGAGTCGGCTCCACCGTGCGGGAGTTCGCCGAGCACTGCTTCTCCCACGTCGGCCTCGACTGGCAGAGCCACGTGCGGCACGACGAGGCGTATCTGCGCCCCACCGAGGTCGATTCGCTGATCGGGGACGCCTCCAAGGCGCGTACGGCACTGGGCTGGAGCGCGCGCACCTCGGTGGAGCGGCTGGCCCAGATCATGGTGGACGCCGAGCTCGCCCGGCTCGGGGCGAACGGCCGAGAACCGTCGAACGCCCTCCCCTTCGCGGATTCCCGGGCCCATCACGAGCAGACTCGGAGCCGTCTGTGA
- a CDS encoding winged helix-turn-helix transcriptional regulator, whose product MSTVPDLANEDRADHFLPLQRYISEHCVSLPIGSLLPADSPRLNGESTEHVRLIAELDDEPQPIIVHQQSMRVIDGMHRLRARAERGDTTIRARYFTGSDNEAFLFAVQSNTKHGLPLTREDRRAAAERIIEAFPTMSDRALSKFTGLAQQTVARIRQQLPPTRPGTSRIGVDGRARPVNPKENRRIAEEYLQENPHASLREIARAANISPSTAQDVRRRATLQRSSPDPQARQPPALSPVEGPGSGPEQLRHLELLARDPSVRHTDTGRMLVQWLRLTAAVSKNHTVIVNSVPEHCSAIAARAMRVCMANLEEFATELEQR is encoded by the coding sequence ATGTCGACAGTTCCTGACTTAGCGAACGAGGACCGCGCCGATCACTTCCTTCCGCTCCAGCGGTACATCAGTGAGCACTGTGTCTCCCTGCCCATCGGATCGCTGCTCCCCGCCGATTCCCCTCGCCTCAACGGGGAGAGCACGGAGCACGTGCGGCTGATCGCGGAGCTGGACGACGAACCGCAACCGATCATCGTGCACCAGCAATCCATGCGGGTGATCGACGGGATGCACCGTCTGCGGGCCAGGGCCGAGCGCGGCGACACCACCATCCGGGCCCGCTACTTCACCGGAAGCGACAACGAAGCGTTTCTGTTCGCCGTCCAGTCGAATACGAAACACGGTCTTCCCCTGACCCGGGAGGACCGAAGAGCCGCCGCGGAGAGGATTATCGAGGCCTTTCCGACGATGTCCGACCGAGCGCTGTCGAAGTTCACCGGTCTCGCCCAGCAGACCGTCGCCAGAATTCGGCAGCAACTTCCCCCCACCAGGCCCGGCACGTCGCGCATCGGCGTGGACGGGCGCGCACGACCCGTAAACCCCAAGGAGAACCGAAGGATTGCCGAAGAGTATCTCCAGGAGAACCCCCACGCCTCTTTGCGGGAGATCGCACGGGCGGCGAACATCTCCCCTTCGACCGCCCAGGACGTACGCCGGCGCGCGACGCTCCAGCGAAGTTCCCCGGACCCCCAGGCGCGGCAGCCGCCGGCCCTCTCCCCGGTGGAAGGACCGGGCTCCGGCCCGGAGCAGCTGCGCCATCTGGAACTGCTGGCCCGCGACCCGTCCGTGCGGCACACCGACACGGGCCGCATGCTGGTGCAGTGGCTGCGGCTGACCGCGGCCGTCAGCAAGAACCACACTGTCATAGTGAACAGCGTCCCCGAGCACTGCTCCGCGATCGCGGCGCGGGCCATGCGCGTATGCATGGCCAATCTAGAAGAGTTCGCGACGGAGCTGGAGCAGCGGTAG
- a CDS encoding 4-hydroxybenzoate 3-monooxygenase: MPQAPIRTAVGIVGAGPAGLMLSHLLARAGIDSVVVDHRTRAEIEATSRAGMLEADNVRLLTDSGVSDRVRRDGRPHDGIELRFGGESHRVDFRTLVGESVWLYPQTDVFLDLADARERDGGDVRFGVSDTRVVDLAGERPGILFTDADGVAREIRCDILVGADGSRGVCRSAVPEAARTHFFREYPYAWFGVLVEAPPSAPELVYTHSERGFALISQRTESVQRMYFQCDPDEDPAAWSDDRIWAELQARVRGADGFSLKEGPVTDRSVLRFRSFVCEPMRYGNMLLAGDAAHTVPPTGAKGLNLALADVRLLAEAVETALTKRDRSALDEYGPRALRRVWRAQHFSYWMTTMLHRAPGTTDFDVRRQLGELAAVVDSTAGSTYLAEAYTGWCESRPVGRFTAPVGGRGVQDAWQ, encoded by the coding sequence ATGCCTCAAGCCCCCATCCGGACCGCGGTCGGCATAGTCGGCGCGGGCCCGGCCGGGCTCATGCTCTCGCACCTGCTCGCTCGCGCGGGGATCGACTCGGTGGTGGTCGACCACCGCACGCGCGCCGAGATCGAGGCCACCAGCCGCGCGGGCATGCTGGAGGCCGACAACGTCCGCCTGCTGACCGACTCCGGGGTGTCCGACCGGGTGCGCCGCGACGGCCGCCCGCACGACGGAATCGAGCTGCGCTTCGGCGGCGAGAGCCACCGCGTGGACTTCCGGACACTGGTCGGGGAGAGCGTGTGGCTCTACCCGCAGACCGATGTGTTTCTCGACCTCGCCGACGCCCGCGAACGCGACGGGGGAGACGTGCGCTTCGGCGTCTCGGACACCCGGGTGGTCGACCTGGCCGGCGAGCGCCCCGGCATCCTGTTCACCGACGCCGACGGAGTGGCGCGGGAGATACGCTGCGACATCCTGGTCGGTGCCGACGGGTCGCGCGGGGTGTGCCGATCCGCGGTGCCCGAGGCGGCGCGCACGCACTTCTTCCGCGAGTACCCGTACGCCTGGTTCGGCGTCCTCGTCGAGGCCCCGCCCAGCGCCCCCGAGCTCGTCTACACCCACTCCGAGCGCGGTTTCGCCCTGATCAGCCAGCGCACGGAGTCCGTCCAGCGCATGTACTTCCAGTGCGATCCGGACGAGGACCCGGCGGCATGGTCGGACGACCGGATCTGGGCGGAACTGCAGGCACGGGTGCGCGGCGCGGACGGCTTCAGCCTCAAGGAGGGCCCGGTCACCGACCGCTCGGTCCTGCGCTTCCGCAGCTTCGTGTGCGAGCCCATGCGCTACGGCAACATGCTGCTGGCCGGCGACGCCGCCCACACCGTCCCGCCCACCGGCGCCAAGGGCCTCAACCTGGCCCTGGCCGATGTGCGATTGCTCGCCGAGGCCGTGGAGACCGCACTGACCAAGCGCGACCGCAGCGCCCTCGACGAGTACGGCCCCCGCGCCCTGCGCCGCGTCTGGCGCGCCCAGCACTTCTCGTACTGGATGACCACCATGCTCCACCGCGCCCCCGGCACCACCGACTTCGACGTACGCCGCCAACTCGGTGAACTGGCGGCGGTGGTGGACTCCACGGCGGGCTCGACGTATCTCGCGGAGGCGTACACGGGGTGGTGCGAGAGTCGGCCGGTCGGCCGGTTCACCGCCCCGGTCGGCGGGCGCGGAGTGCAGGATGCGTGGCAATAG
- a CDS encoding RimK family alpha-L-glutamate ligase: MSDREIVVMTDHSSMEGSRAALAAAVELLTGRPPVLVDARHFLTGGPGRTHVADSVVRLEVPSEGLLVTPSAVLVYEVQPPERRRFEPFQRLLQRYATVSLGTDASAWRAATDKNITMARFALHGIPHMETVTLTRPSVDAAATAFDRLGRNVWARPALGTCGNDVLHITTFEQLFQALARYADAEQDWLISRDAENFNSAGQRHQFRVSVLDGRAVQACEHVQARPDAPCNEAQGAACTPLPVDDLPVDLCELAVAATKSVGLRFGGVDLAVENGGVVFEVNVHPMLGSAHPAESVAVPYVEAHLAML; encoded by the coding sequence ATGAGTGACCGCGAGATCGTTGTGATGACGGATCACAGCTCGATGGAGGGCAGTCGTGCCGCTCTGGCCGCCGCGGTCGAGCTCCTGACGGGACGGCCGCCGGTGCTGGTCGACGCGCGGCACTTCCTGACCGGCGGACCCGGCCGGACGCACGTCGCGGACTCCGTGGTCCGCCTGGAGGTGCCGTCCGAGGGCCTGCTGGTCACCCCGTCGGCCGTGCTCGTCTACGAGGTCCAGCCGCCCGAGCGCCGCCGCTTCGAGCCGTTCCAGCGGCTGTTGCAGCGGTACGCGACGGTCTCGCTCGGGACGGACGCGAGCGCGTGGCGGGCGGCCACCGACAAGAACATCACGATGGCGCGGTTCGCGCTCCACGGCATTCCGCACATGGAGACCGTCACGCTGACGCGGCCGAGCGTGGACGCGGCCGCCACGGCGTTCGACAGGCTCGGCCGCAACGTCTGGGCCCGGCCCGCTCTGGGAACCTGCGGCAACGACGTCCTGCACATCACCACGTTCGAGCAGCTCTTCCAGGCGCTCGCCCGTTACGCCGACGCGGAGCAGGACTGGCTGATCTCGCGGGACGCGGAGAACTTCAACTCCGCCGGGCAGCGCCACCAGTTCCGCGTGTCGGTGCTGGACGGGCGCGCGGTGCAGGCGTGCGAACACGTCCAGGCGCGTCCCGACGCGCCCTGCAACGAGGCCCAGGGTGCGGCCTGCACCCCCCTGCCGGTGGACGACCTGCCCGTGGACCTGTGCGAGCTGGCGGTCGCCGCCACCAAGTCCGTGGGGCTGCGCTTCGGCGGCGTCGACCTCGCCGTCGAGAACGGCGGTGTGGTGTTCGAGGTCAACGTCCACCCGATGCTCGGCTCGGCGCACCCGGCGGAGTCGGTAGCGGTCCCGTACGTGGAGGCGCACCTGGCCATGCTGTGA
- a CDS encoding amidohydrolase, which produces MAATGPAAPDVDAIYFDGDIVTVDDARPTAEAVAVKDGRIAAVGRLVDVLPLAGPDTETVDLGGRTLLPGFVDAHSHVSLIGFQAGAANLLPPPDGPVGDLAALRRELEAWAASESGGRWEWIVGFGYDDAQLAGREHPTRDDLDEVSRDRPVLVIHQSSHLGAVNSKGLELLGFDADSPDPEGGVIRRRPDSTEPNGVLEESAFFHAWGWSSKDFDDEERIRLVLLGQRAMAAYGFTTAQDGRVMSLKDLEVLESAAARGLLDIDVVAYPDVSLAEHLKGTDVSVPEYRGRLRIGGVKVGLDGSPQGRTAWLTRPYLTPPGDDPKYRGYPAMTDAAVTEAVGGAYAKGWQVLAHVNGDAAIDQFIMALRQATTRHRPTDPRPVAVHAQTAREDQLDAMKELGVIPSFFSMHTFYWGDWYRETVLGEERAARISPAASALRRGMVYTSHHDGPVALPSSLAILSSQVTRTTRSGHVLGEDQRVAPLDAVRATTLHAAHQYFEEATKGSIAVGKLADFVVLSANPLTVRPEEIKDIRVLRTIKEGRTVYTRQR; this is translated from the coding sequence ATGGCAGCAACCGGCCCTGCGGCACCGGACGTCGACGCGATCTACTTCGACGGTGACATCGTCACCGTCGACGACGCCAGGCCCACCGCCGAGGCAGTGGCGGTCAAGGACGGCCGGATCGCGGCCGTCGGCCGCCTCGTGGATGTCCTGCCGCTGGCGGGCCCCGATACGGAGACGGTGGACCTCGGCGGGCGGACCCTGCTGCCCGGCTTCGTCGACGCGCACAGCCATGTGTCGCTGATCGGGTTCCAGGCGGGTGCGGCCAACCTGCTGCCTCCGCCCGACGGGCCGGTCGGCGATCTCGCCGCGCTGCGACGGGAGCTGGAGGCGTGGGCGGCGAGCGAGAGCGGCGGCCGGTGGGAGTGGATCGTGGGCTTCGGCTACGACGACGCCCAGCTGGCGGGCCGGGAGCACCCCACCCGCGACGACCTGGACGAGGTGTCGAGGGACCGGCCCGTGCTGGTCATCCACCAGTCCAGCCATCTGGGCGCCGTCAACAGCAAAGGGCTCGAACTCCTCGGCTTCGACGCGGACTCGCCGGACCCGGAGGGCGGAGTCATCCGCCGGCGGCCCGACAGCACCGAGCCCAACGGTGTCCTGGAGGAGTCCGCCTTCTTCCACGCCTGGGGGTGGTCGTCGAAGGACTTCGACGACGAGGAGCGGATACGGCTGGTCCTGCTCGGCCAGCGGGCGATGGCGGCCTACGGCTTCACCACCGCGCAGGACGGGCGGGTGATGTCCCTCAAGGACCTGGAGGTCCTCGAATCCGCGGCCGCGCGGGGGCTGCTGGACATCGACGTGGTGGCCTACCCCGACGTCTCGCTGGCCGAGCATCTGAAGGGCACGGACGTGTCGGTGCCCGAGTACCGGGGGCGGCTGCGCATCGGCGGGGTGAAGGTCGGCCTCGACGGCTCGCCGCAGGGGCGGACGGCCTGGCTGACCCGGCCGTATCTGACTCCGCCGGGGGACGACCCGAAATACCGGGGCTATCCGGCGATGACGGACGCCGCGGTGACGGAGGCGGTCGGTGGCGCGTACGCCAAGGGCTGGCAGGTGCTCGCGCACGTCAACGGCGATGCCGCGATCGACCAGTTCATCATGGCGCTGCGGCAGGCCACCACCCGCCACCGGCCCACCGACCCGCGCCCGGTGGCGGTCCACGCCCAGACCGCCCGGGAGGACCAGCTCGACGCGATGAAGGAGCTGGGCGTCATCCCGTCGTTCTTCTCCATGCACACGTTCTACTGGGGCGACTGGTACCGCGAGACCGTCCTGGGCGAGGAGCGCGCGGCGCGCATCTCGCCCGCCGCCTCGGCCCTTCGGCGCGGCATGGTCTACACCTCGCACCACGACGGCCCGGTGGCGCTCCCCAGCTCCTTGGCGATCCTGTCGAGCCAGGTCACCCGGACCACCCGCAGCGGTCACGTCCTGGGCGAGGACCAGCGGGTGGCACCGCTCGACGCGGTCAGGGCGACCACCCTCCACGCCGCCCACCAGTACTTCGAGGAGGCCACGAAGGGCTCGATCGCGGTGGGCAAGCTGGCCGACTTCGTGGTGCTGAGTGCCAACCCGCTCACGGTCCGCCCCGAGGAGATCAAGGACATCCGGGTGCTCCGGACCATCAAGGAGGGCAGGACGGTCTATACGCGACAGCGCTGA
- a CDS encoding DUF6381 family protein, whose translation MSIADESGGRSRQMRQKAEQLEQAAERANDPAERERLKEKARRLQEESKQANQTGSGGIDPM comes from the coding sequence ATGAGCATTGCAGACGAGTCCGGCGGCCGTTCCCGGCAGATGCGCCAGAAGGCGGAGCAGCTGGAGCAGGCCGCCGAGCGCGCCAACGACCCCGCAGAGCGTGAGCGGCTGAAGGAGAAGGCGCGTCGGCTGCAGGAGGAGAGCAAGCAGGCGAACCAGACCGGCAGCGGCGGCATCGACCCCATGTGA